A single window of Cololabis saira isolate AMF1-May2022 chromosome 24, fColSai1.1, whole genome shotgun sequence DNA harbors:
- the LOC133425197 gene encoding dipeptidyl peptidase 4-like, protein MVSIAKVLLGVLGVAVVVILIVVPTVIFLNEESPDDRRTFTLDDVFNSSLKPRSYSIRWISDHEYLHRSQGAVFLQNVDTNTSTELLSSDKFTEKGAYDYQLSADRKYVAFMSNYTKLWRHSFLATYSLYDRLANKFIPASDIPDDVQYFAWAPEGHKLAFVWENNIYVKTSPVSPRVQVTFSGRMNDISNGIPDWVYEEEMFSSNQALWWSPGGKYVAYAVFNDTQVHMIEYSWYGNYQYPTTVFIPYPKPGTPNPVVKLFVVDTDDVKNITEVVVPASFSSDEHYLASVTWATDNRLAVQWLKRIQNHLILQIYSFSGSSWDPNEKLEVKSSTGWVGRFSPPEPSFAADKNSYYLIMSDESQYKHIHHVVEGTARPITSGQWEVIDILKVTTDSVYFTSNENGGKPGGRNVYKWSIRATPGQDRKCLTCAFSDECEYNLAYFSSNASYYRLSCNGPGIPYHALMDTTTNSQLRALEENTAYAQNIDQIAMPTTRRETIKLDKYNLWYQMTLPPGFDESKKYPLLIDVYAGPCSQKVDYRHRVSWSTYLASTEKIIVASFDGRGSGYQGDRLMHEIYKRLGTYEVEDQITAAKEFINMGFIDKDRVAIWGWSYGGYVTSMALGAGSGVFKCGMAVAPVSKWEYYDSIYTERYMMQPSENQEFYASSTVTARAKDFHSVQYLLIHGTADDNVHFQQAAEISEALVEEQVDFEAMWYTDKDHGLEGSANKHVYTHMSHFLLRCFA, encoded by the exons ATCATGAGTATCTCCATAGATCCCAGGGCGCCGTCTTCCTTCAGAATGTtgacaccaacaccagcacagAACTCCTGAGCAGCGACAAGTTT ACTGAAAAGGGAGCGTATGACTATCAGCTGTCTGCTGAccgcaaatatgttgcgttcatgAGCAATTACACAAAG CTGTGGAGGCATTCATTCTTAGCGACGTATTCGCTGTATGACCGACTGgcaaa CAAATTTATCCCTGCATCTGACATTCCTGATGACGTCCAGTACTTCGCCTGGGCTCCTGAAGGGCACAAGTTG GCCTTTGTCTGGGAGAATAACATCTATGTAAAGACCAGCCCTGTGTCGCCACGGGTGCAGGTCACCTTCAGCGGGCGCATGAATGACATTTCCAACGGGATTCCAGATTGGGTGTATGAAG AGGAGATGTTCTCGTCCAACCAGGCCCTGTGGTGGTCACCTGGAGGGAAATACGTGGCCTATGCCGTGTTCAATGACACTCAGGTTCACATGATAGAGTACTCCTGGTATGGTAATTACCAGTACCCAACTACTGTTTTCATCCCATATCCTAAG CCAGGTACTCCCAACCCAGTAGTGAAACTCTTTGTTGTGGACACTGACGATGTGAAAAACATTACAGAAGTTGTTGTTCCAGCCTCATTCAGCTCAGA TGAGCACTACTTGGCCTCTGTTACTTGGGCGACTGATAACCGCTTGGCTGTTCAGTGGCTTAAGAGGATACAGAACCACCTCATCCTCCAGATCTACAGCTTCAGCGGATCTAGTTGGGATCCTAATGAG AAACTGGAGGTGAAGAGCAGCACTGGTTGGGTTGGACGG TTCTCGCCACCAGAACCAAGCTTTGCTGCAGACAAGAACAGCTATTACCTCATCATGAGCGATGAGAGCCAGTACAAGCACATCCACCACGTGGTTGAG GGAACAGCCAGACCCATCACCTCCGGACAGTGGGAGGTCATCGACATTCTGAAAGTCACCACAGACAGTGT ATATTTTACAAGCAATGAAAATGGTGGCAAGCCAGGAGGAAGGAATGTTTACAA gtggAGCATACGGGCCACACCTGGACAGGACAGGAAATGTCTGACCTGTGCATTTAGTGACGAGTGTGAATATAACTTGGCTTACTTCAGTAGCAATGCCTCATACTACCGTCTGAGCTGCAACG GTCCCGGCATCCCTTACCATGCTCTCATGGATACCACAACCAATTCAC AGCTCCGGGCTTTAGAGGAGAACACTGCATATGCTCAGAACATAGACCAAATTGCGATGCCTACGACGCGTCGAGAGACAATCAAACTGGACAAATACA ATCTATGGTATCAAATGACTTTACCTCCAGGGTTTGACGAGTCCAAGAAGTACCCTCTACTGATAGATGT ATACGCAGGGCCTTGCAGTCAGAAAGTGGACTACAGACACAGAGTGAGCTGGTCCACCTACCTCGCCAGCACAGAGAAAATCATTGTTGCAAGCTTTGATGGAAGAGGGAGCGGTTACCAGGGCGACCGCTTGATGCATGAGATCTACAAACGTCTGGGAACCTATGAGGTGGAAGATCAGATAACAGCAGCTAA GGAATTCATCAATATGGGATTCATTGACAAAGACAGAGTTGCCATTTGGGGATGG TCCTACGGGGGATATGTCACTTCAATGGCTTTGGGTGCTGGAAGTGGCGTTTTCAAATGTGGGATGGCAGTGGCTCCAGTGTCCAAGTGGGAATATTATG ATTCCATCTACACAGAGCGCTACATGATGCAGCCCTCGGAGAATCAGGAGTTCTATGCC AGCTCAACTGTGACTGCCAGGGCCAAGGACTTCCACTCAGTGCAGTATCTTCTGATTCAtggaacagctgatg ATAATGTTCATTTCCAGCAGGCAGCAGAGATCTCCGAAGCTTTGGTGGAAGAGCAGGTGGACTTTGAAGCCATG TGGTACACCGACAAGGATCATGGACTCGAGGGCTCAGCCAATAaacacgtctacacacacaTGAGTCACTTCCTCCTCAGATGCTTTGCATGA